From Actinoplanes oblitus, a single genomic window includes:
- a CDS encoding CHASE domain-containing protein — MRRELKVMRGSLADSRKPPGGFVGLMLAGAVLVLGLGATGVVAGEIHSRQDDYSTRAVDRRSQMVRQAVAAETRRCQALLEAAAADLATRDGVTRDDFDRATSLLGAVGLVGVGRVALVVPSTVAQTPATQRLWRGRGAEGLVLRAARGAEEQLFPVFSRALDGTETNPDSPISPATTTEIVAALRLARQTGGSTVSAPYVLQADRALPLSEQQRSVVFAAPVYTRTADPRFLGWLTLPLRGEAFFDGVMADVSRGQVWIELAATTSSGTRIDLAAWGAPGNPNVWRTATFLVADSDWTLFLGFDTARFPGLNTMLPVVVLCSGVFLTLLSAIVVRNGRRTFPPA, encoded by the coding sequence GTGCGTCGGGAGCTGAAGGTGATGCGCGGCAGCCTCGCAGATTCCCGGAAGCCGCCAGGCGGCTTCGTCGGGTTGATGCTGGCGGGTGCGGTGCTGGTGCTCGGCTTGGGTGCCACCGGTGTGGTCGCCGGTGAAATACATTCTCGGCAAGACGACTACAGCACCCGGGCGGTGGATCGGCGATCCCAGATGGTACGCCAGGCCGTGGCGGCGGAAACCCGACGATGCCAGGCGCTCCTGGAAGCCGCCGCGGCTGACCTTGCCACTCGCGATGGAGTGACCAGGGACGATTTCGATCGAGCCACCTCTCTCCTCGGCGCCGTCGGGCTGGTGGGCGTGGGGAGAGTCGCGCTCGTCGTGCCGAGTACGGTCGCGCAGACACCTGCCACGCAGCGGCTGTGGCGCGGCCGAGGTGCGGAGGGCTTGGTTCTCCGGGCCGCGCGGGGCGCTGAGGAGCAACTGTTCCCGGTGTTCAGCCGGGCGCTGGACGGCACGGAGACAAACCCCGACTCCCCGATCAGCCCGGCCACGACAACCGAGATCGTGGCGGCATTACGGCTGGCCCGCCAGACCGGCGGCTCGACGGTATCGGCCCCCTACGTACTGCAGGCTGACCGGGCTCTGCCTCTATCAGAGCAACAGAGGTCGGTCGTCTTCGCGGCCCCCGTGTACACACGCACCGCCGATCCGCGATTCCTGGGTTGGCTGACGCTTCCGCTGAGGGGTGAAGCCTTCTTCGACGGAGTCATGGCGGACGTCAGTCGCGGGCAGGTGTGGATCGAGCTGGCTGCCACCACGTCCTCCGGGACCCGCATCGACCTGGCTGCCTGGGGCGCGCCCGGCAACCCGAACGTGTGGCGTACTGCGACCTTCCTGGTCGCGGACAGCGACTGGACGCTGTTCCTCGGATTCGACACCGCACGGTTTCCCGGCCTCAACACCATGCTTCCCGTGGTCGTACTGTGCAGTGGGGTATTTCTGACGCTCTTGTCGGCAATCGTCGTCCGCAATGGTCGCCGGACCTTTCCTCCCGCGTAG
- a CDS encoding helix-turn-helix domain-containing protein, translating to MNARAGGLEYLDLLAREAALVEFERPLIAARAAGASPDELAELEQEKLLALRVRALLERRRRREEELSALYDTAGDLAGLRDVDAVLRAIVHRVRTLLNVDVSYMTLNDAERGDTYMRITDGSVAASFQQLRLPPGAGLGGLVAQSGTPYATANYPRDARFAHTTDIDMGVGDEGLIAILGVPMRLGSTVIGVLFAANRAERPFAREEVALLLSLAAHAAVALDTARLLSETQTALGELSAANSTIRAHSQSVERAAAAHDRMTSVVLRGGGVDDVAADLVDVLQGALLVIDAQGRTLATARTAGREVPMPEPDETTVGEAVAASRGEGRSVRRNDLVIAAIVAGADNLGALVFRPAEPLEPADQRILERAAQVTALLLLFRRTVAEAEAQVRGDLLDDLISRPVRDPEAVRDRAARLGLDLDAPYVIVAAGDDPGEGLRQRAVSWARTFVANRRGLAMTRDGRVTLLLPGEDPAGTAKQVARELGRALGRPVTAGGAGPARGATGVAPAFREADQCLSALITLGRAGSGAGTRDLGYVGLLLGERRDVPGFVHGVLGPVIDYDHRRGTALIATLEVYFDQGGGLAKAAEALHVHVNTVTQRLDRVAQLLGDDWQHPRRVLDVQLALRLHRLRAPLEPDHT from the coding sequence ATGAACGCGCGGGCGGGTGGCCTCGAGTATCTGGATCTGCTGGCCCGCGAGGCCGCCCTGGTGGAGTTCGAGCGGCCGCTGATCGCCGCCCGGGCGGCCGGCGCGTCCCCCGACGAGCTGGCCGAGCTGGAGCAGGAGAAGCTGCTCGCCCTGCGGGTGCGGGCGCTGCTCGAACGCCGGCGGCGTCGCGAGGAGGAGCTGTCCGCGCTCTACGACACGGCCGGGGACCTGGCCGGGTTGCGCGACGTGGACGCCGTGCTGCGGGCCATCGTGCACCGGGTCAGGACGCTGCTCAACGTCGACGTCTCGTACATGACGCTGAACGACGCCGAGCGCGGCGACACCTACATGCGGATCACCGACGGCTCGGTGGCGGCCAGCTTCCAGCAGCTGCGGCTGCCGCCCGGCGCCGGGCTCGGCGGCCTGGTGGCGCAGTCCGGCACGCCGTACGCGACGGCGAACTACCCGCGCGACGCCCGGTTCGCGCACACCACCGACATCGACATGGGCGTCGGCGACGAGGGCCTGATCGCCATCCTCGGCGTGCCGATGCGGCTCGGCTCCACGGTGATCGGCGTGCTCTTCGCGGCGAACCGGGCCGAGCGGCCGTTCGCCCGCGAGGAGGTGGCGCTGCTGCTGTCGCTGGCCGCGCACGCGGCGGTGGCGCTGGACACCGCCCGGCTGCTCAGCGAGACGCAGACCGCGCTCGGCGAGCTGTCCGCGGCCAACTCGACGATCCGGGCGCACAGCCAGTCGGTGGAACGGGCCGCCGCCGCCCACGACCGGATGACCTCGGTGGTGCTGCGCGGCGGTGGCGTCGACGACGTGGCGGCCGACCTGGTCGACGTGTTGCAGGGCGCGCTCCTGGTGATCGACGCGCAGGGCCGGACGCTGGCCACCGCCCGGACGGCGGGCCGGGAGGTGCCGATGCCGGAACCGGACGAGACGACGGTGGGTGAGGCGGTGGCGGCGTCCCGGGGGGAGGGGCGCAGCGTACGCCGCAACGACCTGGTCATCGCGGCGATCGTGGCCGGTGCGGACAACCTCGGCGCGCTGGTGTTCCGGCCGGCCGAGCCGCTGGAACCCGCCGACCAGCGCATCCTGGAACGGGCCGCGCAGGTCACCGCGCTGCTGCTGCTGTTCCGCCGGACCGTGGCCGAGGCCGAGGCCCAGGTCCGTGGCGACCTGCTCGACGATCTGATCAGCCGCCCGGTGCGGGACCCGGAGGCGGTCCGGGACCGGGCCGCGCGGCTCGGCCTGGACCTGGACGCGCCCTACGTGATCGTGGCGGCCGGCGACGACCCCGGCGAGGGCCTGCGGCAACGCGCGGTCTCCTGGGCCCGGACCTTCGTGGCGAACCGGCGGGGCCTGGCGATGACCCGCGACGGCCGGGTGACGCTGCTGCTGCCCGGCGAGGATCCGGCCGGCACCGCGAAGCAGGTGGCCCGGGAGCTCGGTCGCGCGCTGGGCCGGCCGGTCACCGCCGGCGGCGCGGGCCCGGCGCGCGGTGCCACCGGCGTCGCGCCGGCCTTCCGCGAGGCGGACCAGTGTCTGAGTGCGCTGATCACTCTCGGTCGCGCCGGGTCCGGGGCGGGCACCAGGGACCTGGGGTACGTCGGCCTGCTGCTCGGCGAACGCCGCGACGTCCCGGGGTTCGTGCACGGCGTCCTGGGTCCGGTCATCGACTACGACCACCGCCGTGGCACCGCCCTGATCGCCACCCTGGAGGTGTACTTCGACCAGGGCGGCGGGCTGGCCAAGGCGGCCGAGGCGCTGCACGTGCACGTCAACACGGTCACCCAGCGCCTGGACCGGGTCGCCCAGCTGCTCGGCGACGACTGGCAGCACCCGCGCCGGGTCCTCGACGTGCAGCTGGCCCTGCGGTTGCACCGGCTCCGCGCGCCACTGGAGCCGGACCACACCTAG
- a CDS encoding DUF6232 family protein — protein MRDKFLAQVLSALARDTPAFRGESEVDSRSRSRAIGTAVRRITPAFGGKSSSEQYDRTFEAILRASLHDIGETDSSPNDKDAGEVTGRDGDVLLSEAGITVTAREVTVGSQIFRVASMSDMELYRAPYRWGLMTLVDIAITVALYAFMFTFLQLISTTPGASLALGAVLALSYLATFMFFARSRRWHISVSCSGRRLLIFSTRSRARQRRVGEAIDRAMRLIDEDACVGS, from the coding sequence ATGAGGGATAAATTTCTCGCCCAAGTCCTCTCGGCTCTGGCCAGAGACACTCCGGCGTTCCGCGGGGAATCCGAGGTCGATTCCCGGAGTCGATCTCGCGCCATTGGAACGGCTGTCCGGCGGATCACGCCTGCATTCGGAGGAAAGTCGTCGTCGGAGCAGTATGACCGAACGTTCGAGGCTATTCTGCGAGCCAGTCTCCACGACATCGGAGAAACTGACTCGTCGCCGAATGACAAAGATGCCGGGGAGGTAACTGGCCGGGATGGCGATGTCCTGCTCAGTGAGGCCGGCATAACTGTCACAGCGCGCGAAGTCACGGTAGGAAGTCAGATATTTCGTGTCGCTAGCATGAGCGACATGGAACTCTACCGCGCGCCCTATCGGTGGGGATTGATGACACTTGTCGACATCGCGATAACGGTTGCACTCTATGCCTTCATGTTCACTTTCCTTCAATTGATCTCCACAACACCCGGAGCGTCTCTCGCGCTGGGCGCCGTCCTCGCATTGTCGTATCTCGCCACCTTCATGTTTTTTGCGCGCTCGCGTCGATGGCACATCTCGGTTTCCTGCAGTGGGAGAAGGCTCTTGATCTTCTCGACGCGTAGCCGCGCCCGCCAGCGGCGCGTAGGTGAGGCAATCGACCGCGCGATGCGCCTCATCGATGAGGACGCGTGCGTCGGGAGCTGA
- a CDS encoding putative bifunctional diguanylate cyclase/phosphodiesterase, protein MRLPSRPVRTAGLLAVTAGGWLAASVLIGVLGTLVTVPAWALWPLTVGAAATTVAACWLAAASGFGAGRTFWWRLGSAVGLLGIGTVSQAADTLNRPDELVAMSPPTGLLYLAAVSVAVLAMLRLPGQRRTWRARIALWLDIAIVAVASGLVMLRATALLPVPVTSGVMATALRIIVLATACAAVTAIVKVGMGGTGPIYGRALWILSPAGLLGPASMLLAPALQRWPHLNATVAVLPPLAVLLTLSARAQTRANVAGLVPAQVVPDDAAQPGISRIPYVAVGVTAAMLLAETLRAGSLPAGLAAGAVVLIVLVLVRQHAALRDNSTLAERLADQARHDDLTGLPNRRSFTGTLQRHGGGATVAVCDLDSFAALNDRLGDDTGDEILRQAAARIALTVGGTALVARLLGDEFGVLLPAEHPLACDDRLAVALVQAFQAPLPVGEHDLLVTVTVGSAAGEGQAVPDLLRRAELALQAAQRVGANRQQLYTADLDASAKHHADLAAALRRGLDQGEFRLFYQPIVELPLGRISAVEALIRWFPQSGSPDAPASPASPASAASAVSPVSPAEFIPVAEQTGMIVDLGAWILDQACADAAAWRARFGDAAPRISVNVSARQLLDPELPALVADLLRRHDLPPQQVTLEITETAVFAGGPALQTVHALRGLGVGIALDDFGTGHSSLTLLRTCPVTTLKVDKSFIDELNGSPQQEAIAASLSGIASTLGLRAVAEGVETQDQADRLHVLGYRFAQGYHFARPQPATEIDASLLAAV, encoded by the coding sequence ATGCGTCTCCCGTCCCGGCCCGTCCGCACGGCCGGCCTGCTCGCCGTCACCGCCGGTGGCTGGCTGGCGGCCAGCGTGCTGATCGGCGTGCTCGGCACGCTCGTCACCGTTCCGGCCTGGGCGCTCTGGCCGCTGACCGTCGGCGCTGCGGCCACCACTGTCGCCGCCTGCTGGCTGGCCGCCGCCTCCGGGTTCGGCGCGGGCCGGACCTTCTGGTGGCGGCTGGGCAGCGCGGTCGGGCTGCTCGGCATCGGCACCGTCAGCCAGGCGGCCGACACGCTGAACCGGCCGGACGAGCTGGTCGCGATGAGCCCGCCGACCGGGCTGCTGTACCTGGCCGCGGTCAGCGTCGCGGTGCTCGCCATGCTGCGCCTGCCCGGGCAGCGCCGCACCTGGCGGGCCCGGATCGCGCTGTGGCTGGACATCGCCATCGTCGCTGTCGCGTCCGGCCTGGTGATGTTGCGGGCCACCGCCCTGCTGCCGGTGCCGGTGACCAGCGGGGTGATGGCCACCGCGCTGCGGATCATCGTGCTCGCCACCGCGTGCGCCGCGGTCACCGCGATCGTCAAGGTCGGCATGGGCGGCACCGGCCCGATCTACGGCCGGGCGCTCTGGATCCTGAGCCCGGCCGGCCTGCTCGGCCCGGCCTCGATGCTGCTGGCCCCGGCCCTCCAACGCTGGCCGCACCTGAACGCCACGGTGGCCGTGCTGCCGCCGCTCGCGGTGTTGCTGACGCTGTCGGCGCGAGCGCAGACCCGGGCGAACGTGGCCGGCCTGGTGCCCGCCCAGGTGGTACCCGACGACGCCGCCCAGCCGGGGATCAGCCGGATCCCGTACGTCGCGGTCGGGGTGACCGCGGCCATGCTGCTCGCCGAGACGCTGCGGGCCGGCTCCCTGCCGGCCGGGCTCGCGGCCGGTGCCGTGGTGCTGATCGTGCTGGTCCTGGTGCGGCAGCACGCCGCGCTGCGGGACAACAGCACGCTCGCCGAGCGGCTCGCCGACCAGGCCCGCCACGACGACCTGACCGGCCTGCCGAACCGCCGCTCGTTCACCGGCACGCTGCAGCGGCACGGTGGCGGCGCGACGGTGGCGGTCTGCGACCTGGACTCGTTCGCGGCGCTCAACGACCGGCTCGGCGACGACACCGGCGACGAGATCCTGCGCCAGGCCGCCGCCCGGATCGCGCTGACCGTCGGCGGTACGGCGCTGGTCGCGCGGCTGCTCGGCGACGAGTTCGGCGTGCTGCTGCCGGCCGAGCACCCGCTCGCCTGCGACGACCGGCTGGCGGTCGCGCTGGTGCAGGCGTTCCAGGCGCCGCTGCCGGTGGGCGAGCACGACCTGCTGGTCACCGTGACCGTCGGGTCGGCGGCCGGGGAGGGCCAGGCCGTACCGGATCTGCTGCGCCGGGCCGAACTCGCCCTGCAGGCGGCGCAGCGCGTCGGCGCGAACCGCCAGCAGCTGTACACCGCCGACCTGGACGCCTCCGCGAAGCACCACGCCGACCTCGCCGCGGCCCTGCGCCGCGGTCTGGACCAGGGCGAGTTCCGGCTGTTCTACCAGCCCATCGTGGAGCTGCCGCTGGGCCGGATCAGCGCCGTGGAGGCCCTGATCCGCTGGTTCCCGCAGAGCGGCAGCCCGGATGCGCCCGCCTCGCCGGCCTCGCCGGCCTCGGCGGCCTCGGCGGTCTCGCCGGTCTCGCCGGCCGAGTTCATCCCGGTCGCCGAGCAGACCGGCATGATCGTCGATCTGGGTGCCTGGATCCTGGACCAGGCCTGCGCCGACGCGGCCGCCTGGCGGGCTCGCTTCGGCGACGCCGCCCCGCGGATCAGCGTCAACGTCTCGGCCCGCCAGCTGCTCGACCCGGAGCTGCCGGCCCTGGTCGCCGACCTGCTGCGCCGCCACGACCTGCCACCGCAGCAGGTCACCCTGGAGATCACCGAGACCGCGGTGTTCGCCGGCGGTCCCGCCCTGCAGACCGTCCACGCGCTGCGCGGCCTCGGCGTCGGCATCGCGCTCGACGACTTCGGCACCGGCCACTCCTCGCTCACCCTGCTGCGCACCTGCCCGGTGACGACGCTGAAGGTCGACAAGTCGTTCATCGACGAGCTCAACGGCAGCCCGCAGCAGGAGGCGATCGCGGCGTCGCTCAGCGGCATCGCGTCGACGCTCGGCCTGCGCGCGGTCGCGGAGGGCGTGGAGACCCAGGACCAGGCCGACCGCCTGCACGTGCTCGGTTACCGCTTCGCCCAGGGCTACCACTTCGCCCGCCCGCAGCCGGCCACCGAGATCGACGCCTCGCTGCTCGCCGCCGTCTGA
- a CDS encoding TetR/AcrR family transcriptional regulator has protein sequence MIIDAALRLIEAPGGNALTVRRLGVELGAHPSAIYRYFRDLDALLIAISDRLISESLSGFDPGPDWAASLREMGERVHDSIVRHPRLATMRASRFTTGPNELRADNIGVGLLLSAGFPPAEAVRHFADFIDAVLALAAIDAVELTPAQEQAEREGLRRAYSSLPAGEYPHLAAVRDHLPSVTESPFPGVLDKLIFALAHLAPARHDG, from the coding sequence ATGATCATCGATGCCGCGCTGCGGCTGATCGAGGCGCCGGGCGGCAACGCGCTCACCGTCCGTCGTCTCGGCGTCGAGCTGGGCGCCCACCCGTCGGCCATCTACCGGTACTTCCGGGACCTGGACGCGCTGCTGATCGCCATCTCCGACCGGCTGATCAGCGAGAGCCTGTCCGGTTTCGATCCCGGCCCGGACTGGGCGGCCTCACTGCGTGAGATGGGCGAGCGGGTGCACGACTCGATCGTCCGGCACCCGCGCCTGGCCACCATGCGGGCCAGCCGCTTCACCACCGGGCCGAACGAGTTGCGGGCCGACAACATCGGCGTCGGCCTGCTGCTCAGCGCCGGCTTCCCACCGGCCGAGGCGGTCCGGCACTTCGCCGACTTCATCGACGCGGTGCTGGCCCTGGCGGCGATCGACGCGGTCGAGCTGACCCCGGCCCAGGAGCAGGCCGAGCGGGAGGGGTTGCGGCGGGCGTACTCGTCGTTGCCGGCGGGGGAGTACCCGCACCTGGCAGCGGTCCGTGATCACCTGCCCTCGGTGACCGAGTCACCGTTCCCCGGGGTGCTGGACAAGCTCATCTTCGCGCTGGCCCACCTGGCTCCGGCCCGGCACGACGGCTGA
- a CDS encoding ThuA domain-containing protein — MRALIVRGGWAGHEPVAATELFRDFLEGNGFELRVADTVDAYAEPGDYELIVQCWTGARFTPEQERGLVGRVRAGAGFAGWHGGIVATGYEAPDYQFMVGGRFVCHPGDFVDHTVAITGRHPITAGLSDYDVHTEQYFLHVDPTLDVLATTTFTGDHGAPETAGAVMPVAWTRRFGAGRVFVHTLGHSPADLLVPQTRTMIERGLLWAATGGD, encoded by the coding sequence GTGAGAGCGCTGATCGTGCGGGGTGGCTGGGCCGGGCATGAGCCGGTGGCCGCTACCGAGTTGTTCCGGGACTTCCTCGAGGGGAACGGTTTCGAGCTGCGCGTGGCGGACACTGTGGACGCCTATGCCGAGCCCGGCGACTACGAGCTGATCGTGCAGTGCTGGACCGGGGCGCGGTTCACTCCGGAGCAGGAGCGAGGCCTGGTCGGGCGGGTGCGCGCCGGTGCCGGATTCGCCGGGTGGCACGGCGGCATCGTGGCGACCGGCTACGAGGCGCCGGACTACCAGTTCATGGTGGGCGGGCGCTTCGTCTGTCATCCGGGCGACTTCGTCGACCACACCGTCGCGATCACCGGGCGGCATCCGATCACCGCGGGGCTGAGCGACTACGACGTGCACACCGAGCAGTACTTCCTGCACGTCGACCCGACGCTTGACGTGCTCGCGACCACGACCTTCACCGGGGACCACGGCGCGCCGGAGACCGCCGGTGCGGTGATGCCGGTGGCCTGGACGCGGCGCTTCGGTGCCGGGCGGGTCTTCGTGCACACGCTCGGGCACAGCCCCGCCGACCTGCTCGTGCCGCAGACCCGCACGATGATCGAACGCGGCCTGCTGTGGGCCGCCACGGGTGGCGACTGA
- a CDS encoding alpha/beta hydrolase has translation MADVRATPFIPQPARLDLIGSVLATVFGCLSLTPSLLPRTWLVQGLVSGLCAVTGYALGCLASRPLRAVLRRSRPRRSQPRWAWPAFAVVAVPATLLCAYQGWRWQQEISRLVGVPAPPAVSWPAFLMVAAAVFAGLLGLARLLRRGVATLQHREHRHRTAAAVVVLCALGPAGAAAPAGTLDAFSQALDRRVTGVPAPVAATRSGGPGSLAPWATLGREGRSFVTDGLSTPHRTAPIRVYAGLRSAPTSRDRARLAVAELERTGAFHRAVLCLVIPTGTGWIDEPTVRALEDQYDGDTAVAVIQYGALPSWLSLLTEPDRAEDAARALLDEVHRAWVRLPAAARPKLLLYGHSQGALAAQSPFGTAGSLLGEVDGALISGPPNASPLWSGLVAGRSRTSTEVSPELPEEPGVRFADGAADLVAAGRPRVVFLQHPTDPVVWWSPELILHRPDWLREARGDAVLPSVRWIPFVTFWQLSGDMLKALDVPAGYGHGYGEEAGAAWRLITGSSSDGHEQGNWRVGRSDIPDSAYSPITDR, from the coding sequence ATGGCCGATGTCCGCGCCACCCCGTTCATCCCGCAGCCGGCGCGCCTCGACCTGATCGGCTCGGTGCTGGCGACAGTGTTCGGCTGCCTGTCGCTCACCCCGTCGCTGCTGCCCCGCACCTGGCTGGTCCAGGGACTGGTCAGCGGCCTCTGCGCGGTGACCGGGTACGCCCTCGGCTGCCTGGCGAGCCGGCCGCTGCGGGCAGTGTTGCGCCGGTCCCGGCCGCGCCGGTCCCAGCCGCGCTGGGCGTGGCCCGCGTTCGCCGTGGTCGCGGTGCCCGCCACGCTGCTCTGCGCCTACCAGGGCTGGCGCTGGCAGCAGGAGATCAGCCGGCTCGTCGGGGTACCGGCGCCGCCGGCGGTGAGCTGGCCGGCGTTCCTGATGGTGGCCGCCGCCGTGTTCGCCGGGCTGCTCGGGCTCGCGCGACTGCTGCGGCGCGGCGTCGCGACGCTCCAGCACCGGGAGCACCGGCACCGCACCGCGGCCGCCGTGGTGGTGCTGTGCGCGCTGGGCCCCGCCGGAGCGGCCGCGCCGGCGGGGACGCTCGACGCCTTCTCGCAGGCGCTGGACCGCCGGGTCACCGGGGTGCCGGCACCGGTCGCGGCGACCCGGTCGGGCGGCCCCGGCTCGCTCGCGCCGTGGGCGACGCTGGGCCGCGAGGGCCGGTCCTTCGTCACGGATGGACTGTCCACCCCGCACCGCACCGCGCCGATCCGGGTCTACGCCGGCCTGCGCAGCGCACCGACCAGCCGGGACCGGGCCCGGCTGGCCGTCGCGGAGCTCGAACGTACCGGCGCCTTCCACCGGGCGGTGCTCTGCCTGGTCATCCCCACCGGCACCGGCTGGATCGACGAGCCCACCGTGCGGGCCCTGGAGGACCAGTACGACGGCGACACAGCGGTGGCCGTCATCCAATACGGCGCCCTGCCCAGCTGGCTCTCCCTGCTCACCGAGCCGGACCGGGCCGAGGACGCCGCGCGGGCCCTGCTCGACGAGGTGCACCGGGCGTGGGTACGGCTGCCCGCCGCCGCCCGGCCCAAGCTCCTGCTCTACGGGCACAGCCAGGGCGCCCTCGCCGCGCAGTCCCCGTTCGGCACGGCCGGCAGTCTGCTCGGCGAGGTCGACGGCGCCCTGATCAGCGGGCCGCCGAACGCCAGCCCGCTCTGGTCGGGCCTGGTCGCCGGGCGGAGCCGGACGTCGACGGAGGTCTCGCCGGAGCTGCCCGAGGAGCCTGGCGTCCGGTTCGCGGACGGGGCGGCGGATCTGGTCGCGGCGGGGCGTCCGCGGGTGGTGTTCCTTCAGCACCCCACCGACCCGGTGGTCTGGTGGTCGCCGGAGCTGATTCTGCACCGGCCGGACTGGCTGCGCGAAGCTCGCGGGGACGCGGTGCTGCCGTCGGTGCGGTGGATTCCGTTCGTCACTTTCTGGCAGCTGTCCGGGGACATGCTGAAGGCGCTGGACGTACCGGCGGGGTATGGCCATGGTTACGGTGAGGAGGCGGGCGCCGCCTGGCGGCTGATCACCGGGTCCTCGTCAGACGGCCATGAACAGGGAAACTGGCGTGTTGGTCGGTCGGACATTCCGGACAGTGCCTACTCTCCGATTACTGACAGGTGA
- a CDS encoding MFS transporter: MSATATRAPIVKVVFASLVGTAVEWYDFFLYGSAAALVFGTLFFPKSDPVTGTLLAFGTYALGFAARPLGGVIFGHFGDRVGRKRMLVVSLMMMGVATVAIGLLPTYASIGVAAPILLLACRLAQGFAVGGEWGGAVLMAAEHGDDANRGFWSSWPQAGVALGNLLATGVLWLLALVQSDDAFRSWGWRIPFLLSAVLVMVGLWVRLSIEESPVFREARASLAERRKEHQPLLEVLRRYPREVVLAMGMRLAENIGYYLVTVISITYLTTFAGTASDKGKILTALLIGSAVQFVVVPLFGALSDRVGRRPLYLTGAIGLALWMYVFFGLLESKSEPKIILAILVGLLLHALMYAPQAAFFSELFGTSVRYTGASVGYQLASILAGALAPIIALELLGDVKTPNTTAVAIYMTVATVLTVLSVLAARETARSSLRHDRTLEAEPEHATLR; encoded by the coding sequence ATGTCAGCCACCGCGACACGTGCCCCGATAGTCAAGGTCGTCTTCGCCTCCCTGGTCGGCACCGCCGTCGAGTGGTACGACTTCTTTCTCTACGGCTCGGCGGCCGCCCTGGTCTTCGGCACCCTGTTCTTCCCCAAGTCCGACCCGGTCACCGGCACCCTGCTGGCCTTCGGCACCTACGCGCTCGGTTTCGCCGCCCGGCCCCTCGGCGGCGTGATCTTCGGGCACTTCGGTGACCGGGTCGGCCGCAAGAGGATGCTCGTCGTCTCGCTGATGATGATGGGCGTCGCGACCGTCGCGATCGGTCTGCTCCCGACGTACGCCAGCATCGGCGTCGCCGCCCCGATCCTGCTGCTGGCCTGCCGGCTCGCCCAGGGCTTCGCGGTCGGCGGCGAGTGGGGCGGCGCGGTGCTGATGGCCGCCGAGCACGGCGACGACGCGAACCGCGGTTTCTGGTCCTCCTGGCCGCAGGCCGGCGTCGCCCTCGGCAACCTGCTCGCCACCGGCGTCCTGTGGCTGCTCGCCCTGGTGCAGTCGGACGACGCGTTCCGCTCCTGGGGCTGGCGGATCCCGTTCCTGCTCAGCGCCGTCCTGGTGATGGTCGGCCTGTGGGTGCGGCTGAGCATCGAGGAGTCCCCGGTCTTCCGGGAGGCACGTGCCTCCCTGGCCGAGCGGCGGAAGGAGCACCAGCCGCTGCTCGAGGTGCTCCGCCGCTACCCGCGGGAGGTCGTCCTCGCGATGGGCATGCGGCTCGCCGAGAACATCGGGTACTACCTGGTCACCGTCATCTCGATCACCTATCTGACCACGTTCGCCGGCACCGCCTCGGACAAGGGCAAGATCCTGACCGCGCTGCTGATCGGCTCCGCCGTGCAGTTCGTGGTGGTGCCGCTGTTCGGCGCGCTCTCCGACCGGGTCGGCCGCCGCCCGCTCTACCTGACCGGCGCGATCGGCCTCGCCCTCTGGATGTACGTCTTCTTCGGCCTGCTGGAGAGCAAGTCGGAGCCGAAGATCATCCTGGCGATCCTGGTCGGCCTGCTCCTGCACGCCCTGATGTACGCCCCGCAGGCCGCGTTCTTCTCCGAGCTGTTCGGCACCTCGGTGCGCTACACCGGCGCCTCGGTCGGCTACCAGCTCGCCTCCATCCTGGCCGGTGCCCTCGCCCCGATCATCGCCCTCGAGCTGCTGGGAGACGTGAAGACCCCGAACACTACGGCGGTCGCGATCTACATGACCGTCGCCACCGTCCTCACCGTTCTCTCCGTACTGGCGGCTCGAGAAACCGCACGGTCGTCGCTTCGTCACGACCGCACCCTGGAGGCCGAGCCCGAACACGCCACTCTTCGCTGA